A stretch of Dehalococcoidia bacterium DNA encodes these proteins:
- a CDS encoding NADH-quinone oxidoreductase subunit M, whose amino-acid sequence MTFPWLSLIVFLPAAGAIVIAVFLRGVRTIRWTAALFSGATLVLTLLLAADFNLANATLPQYVEKAAWLPQLHVQYFLGVDGLSVPLVALTGILGFCAVLASWSITTRVREYFLWLLLLETGVMGVFTSLDFLMFFLFWEVELVPMYLLISIWGTGRKEYSAMKFLIYTIMGSAFMLVGILALFFSAGTFDMTELAKTPLQPVILSAQAIFFLIFLAFAIKLPIWPLHTWLPDAHTDAPTAVSIMLAGVLLKMGGYGMLRISLTIMPDVAKQWAWFLVALAVVNILYGAAVTLRQTDLKKMIAYSSVSHMGYVLLGIASLGQVGLTGASLQMFTHGTITGLLFLMVGVTYERTHTRQIPEMGGLAKRMPIIAVGFVLAGLASLGLPSMSGFVAELTVFLGAFPMWPVATVLAIFGVVLSAGYILWTLQRVFFGPESGHFHDLRDARPVEVIAILTLLAPIFLVGVYPAVLISYFNAGVMPIVARLVQI is encoded by the coding sequence ATGACTTTCCCCTGGCTCTCGCTCATCGTCTTCCTGCCCGCCGCGGGAGCTATCGTCATCGCGGTCTTTCTGCGCGGCGTGCGGACGATCCGCTGGACGGCTGCGCTGTTCTCCGGGGCCACGCTGGTCCTGACGCTGCTGCTGGCCGCTGACTTCAATCTGGCGAATGCAACGTTGCCCCAGTACGTGGAGAAGGCCGCGTGGCTGCCGCAGCTTCACGTCCAGTACTTCCTGGGTGTGGATGGGCTGAGCGTGCCTCTGGTGGCGCTGACCGGCATCCTGGGGTTCTGCGCCGTCCTCGCTTCGTGGAGCATCACCACGCGCGTGCGGGAGTATTTCCTCTGGCTCCTCCTTCTGGAGACCGGCGTGATGGGCGTCTTCACCTCCCTGGACTTCCTTATGTTCTTCCTGTTCTGGGAGGTGGAGCTGGTGCCCATGTACCTGCTCATCTCCATCTGGGGCACGGGGCGCAAGGAATACTCGGCGATGAAGTTTCTCATCTACACCATCATGGGCAGCGCCTTCATGCTCGTCGGCATCCTGGCGTTGTTCTTCTCCGCCGGCACGTTCGACATGACGGAGCTGGCGAAGACGCCCCTTCAACCCGTTATCCTGAGCGCTCAGGCCATCTTCTTCCTGATATTCCTGGCGTTCGCCATCAAGCTGCCTATCTGGCCTCTGCACACATGGCTTCCCGACGCCCATACCGACGCGCCGACCGCCGTCAGCATCATGCTGGCGGGTGTCCTGCTGAAGATGGGCGGCTACGGGATGCTCCGCATCTCCCTGACTATCATGCCGGACGTGGCGAAGCAATGGGCGTGGTTCCTGGTGGCCCTGGCGGTGGTGAATATCCTTTATGGGGCCGCCGTTACCCTGCGCCAGACGGACCTCAAGAAGATGATCGCGTACTCCAGCGTGAGCCACATGGGGTACGTCCTGCTCGGTATCGCCTCGCTGGGACAGGTGGGGCTGACCGGTGCATCGCTCCAGATGTTCACGCACGGCACCATCACGGGCCTGCTGTTCCTGATGGTGGGCGTCACCTACGAGCGGACGCACACCCGTCAGATACCGGAGATGGGCGGTCTGGCAAAGCGCATGCCCATCATCGCCGTGGGCTTCGTGCTGGCGGGGCTGGCATCGCTGGGACTGCCCAGCATGAGCGGCTTCGTCGCGGAGCTGACGGTGTTCCTGGGGGCCTTCCCCATGTGGCCGGTGGCGACGGTCCTTGCGATTTTCGGCGTGGTGCTCTCCGCGGGCTACATCCTGTGGACGCTGCAGCGGGTATTCTTTGGGCCGGAGAGCGGCCATTTCCACGACCTGCGTGACGCCCGTCCCGTGGAGGTCATAGCCATCCTGACGTTGCTGGCGCCCATCTTCCTAGTCGGCGTGTACCCGGCGGTCCTGATAAGCTACTTCAATGCAGGGGTGATGCCGATTGTCGCCCGGCTGGTCCAGATATGA
- a CDS encoding DUF2007 domain-containing protein — protein MEYKKAPNQMMAEMWKELLEAEGLPCRILPEGDVLNNWSEVSRWRVLVPRGREHVADEILRKV, from the coding sequence ATGGAGTACAAAAAGGCTCCGAACCAGATGATGGCCGAGATGTGGAAGGAACTCCTCGAGGCCGAGGGGCTTCCGTGCCGCATTCTGCCCGAAGGTGACGTCCTGAACAACTGGAGCGAGGTGTCCCGCTGGCGTGTGCTGGTGCCCCGTGGCCGCGAGCACGTAGCCGACGAGATCCTGCGGAAGGTCTAA
- the nuoL gene encoding NADH-quinone oxidoreductase subunit L, whose amino-acid sequence MSETLGWLILVLPLLAFVLTGLVFRPLVGSRTRVAAALTILSIGAAFLLSVVVLQAVLQAPNHHIEFNHEWLAVGPLTLSVGLLFDPLTAVMLIVVSGVSLLIQIYSLAYMKEDPSYARFFAYMALFTASMLGLVLANNLLMVYAFWELVGLCSYLLIGFWFHKPAAAAAAKKAFLVTRLGDFGFLAALVFTAVTVGTLNLGDLNGLAEAEKIGAGALTVLALGVFAGAVGKSGQFPLHVWLPDAMEGPTPVSALIHAATMVAAGVFLVGRLFPLFSHSPDAMQVVAIIGGFTAIFAASMGLVVNDIKRVMAYSTVSQLGYMMRSLGLGGYVAAIFHLFNHAFFKALLFMGAGSVSHTSGGTFNMQYMGGLRKAMPWTFTVLMVASLSLSGIPPFSGFWSKDEILAQAWARNPVLFWMALAAAFMTAFYVFRMMFLTFAGAYRGGAEAEQKAGAHPALRGTVAQGAHDASVHASAAQGHGERHGLHESPWVMVAPMALLAVPALLSGLVNVPFSGLGVPAHWLGDFMGERKPEEFNVQVSLLATVVALTGIGAAYVVYGAKWLSAEALGRTFKPVYILLSRRYFIDDLYEKVLVGVVFYGGVCRALDWFDHTVVDGVVNSVGWVGRNTGRGVARIQTGQLQASAAGITVGLVVIVIAYLLLARP is encoded by the coding sequence ATGTCCGAGACGCTCGGCTGGCTCATCCTGGTTCTGCCGCTGCTCGCGTTTGTCCTCACCGGCCTGGTCTTCCGGCCGCTCGTGGGCAGCCGCACGCGCGTGGCGGCGGCGCTGACCATCCTGAGCATCGGCGCGGCGTTCCTCCTGTCGGTGGTGGTCTTGCAGGCGGTGCTCCAGGCTCCCAACCACCACATTGAGTTCAACCACGAGTGGCTGGCCGTCGGGCCGCTGACGTTGAGCGTGGGCCTGCTCTTCGACCCGCTGACGGCGGTCATGCTGATCGTCGTCTCAGGGGTCAGCCTGCTCATCCAGATTTACTCGCTGGCTTACATGAAGGAAGACCCCAGCTACGCGCGCTTCTTCGCGTACATGGCGTTGTTCACCGCTTCCATGCTGGGGCTGGTGCTTGCCAACAACCTGCTCATGGTGTACGCCTTCTGGGAGTTGGTGGGCCTGTGTTCGTACTTGCTCATCGGCTTCTGGTTCCACAAGCCCGCGGCGGCCGCGGCGGCCAAGAAGGCCTTCCTGGTCACACGTCTGGGCGACTTCGGGTTCCTGGCAGCATTGGTGTTCACCGCCGTCACCGTGGGGACGCTCAACCTGGGCGATTTGAACGGGCTGGCCGAGGCGGAGAAGATCGGCGCGGGGGCGCTGACGGTCCTGGCGCTGGGCGTCTTCGCGGGCGCCGTGGGGAAGTCCGGCCAGTTCCCGCTGCACGTCTGGCTGCCCGACGCCATGGAAGGCCCGACTCCTGTCAGCGCCCTTATCCATGCGGCCACGATGGTCGCGGCGGGCGTGTTCCTGGTCGGACGGCTGTTTCCCCTGTTCAGCCACTCGCCGGACGCAATGCAGGTCGTCGCCATCATCGGCGGGTTCACGGCCATCTTCGCCGCCAGCATGGGCCTGGTCGTGAACGACATCAAGCGGGTGATGGCCTACTCCACGGTCAGCCAGCTTGGCTACATGATGAGGTCGCTGGGCCTGGGCGGGTACGTGGCCGCCATCTTCCACCTGTTCAACCACGCCTTCTTCAAGGCGCTCCTCTTCATGGGCGCGGGCAGTGTCAGCCACACCTCCGGCGGCACGTTCAACATGCAGTACATGGGCGGCCTGCGCAAGGCCATGCCCTGGACGTTCACCGTTCTGATGGTCGCCTCCCTCAGCCTCTCCGGCATCCCGCCCTTCTCCGGCTTCTGGAGCAAGGACGAGATACTGGCCCAGGCGTGGGCGCGGAACCCGGTCCTGTTCTGGATGGCGCTGGCCGCGGCCTTCATGACCGCGTTCTATGTGTTCCGCATGATGTTCCTCACCTTCGCCGGTGCGTACCGCGGCGGCGCCGAGGCGGAGCAGAAGGCTGGAGCGCACCCCGCCTTGCGGGGCACGGTGGCCCAGGGCGCGCACGACGCATCCGTCCACGCATCCGCAGCGCAGGGTCACGGGGAGCGCCACGGGCTGCACGAGTCGCCGTGGGTCATGGTGGCGCCGATGGCGCTGCTGGCCGTCCCCGCGCTGCTGTCCGGCCTGGTGAACGTGCCGTTCAGCGGCCTGGGCGTGCCCGCCCACTGGCTGGGCGACTTCATGGGCGAGAGAAAGCCGGAGGAGTTCAACGTGCAGGTCTCGCTGCTCGCGACGGTCGTCGCGCTGACGGGCATCGGGGCCGCCTACGTGGTGTACGGCGCGAAGTGGCTCAGCGCCGAGGCCTTGGGCCGCACCTTCAAGCCCGTGTATATTCTGCTCTCGCGTCGCTACTTCATTGACGACCTGTACGAGAAGGTGCTCGTGGGCGTGGTGTTCTACGGCGGGGTCTGCCGTGCCCTGGACTGGTTCGACCATACGGTCGTGGATGGCGTGGTGAACAGCGTGGGCTGGGTGGGCCGGAACACTGGCCGGGGCGTGGCGCGTATCCAGACGGGGCAGCTCCAGGCGTCCGCGGCGGGCATCACCGTCGGCCTCGTGGTCATCGTGATCGCGTACCTGCTGCTGGCGAGGCCATAA